A single region of the Leisingera thetidis genome encodes:
- the hisC gene encoding histidinol-phosphate transaminase has product MTQLTPQPGIMDIALYEGGAAHVKGVSNVVKLSSNENPFGPSPRAIQAMQDAAAGMHRYPSSDHAALRQAIGEVHGLEPEQIICGAGSDEIIAFLCQAYAGPGDEVLYTEHGFAMYRISALAAGATPVEVKERERVTDVDALLAGCTERTKLVFIANPNNPTGTMISAAEVARLADGLPAGALLVLDGAYAEYVEGFDAGAALIQARSNVFMTRTFSKIYGLGGARIGWGYGPREIIDVLNRVRGPFNVSSTALAGAEASVRDTEYAARCRTENAKWRGWLADALAGLGVPSDVSCTNFILARFSSQAEAEACDSYLQSQGLIVRRVAGYNLPAALRITIGDEDSCRRLAAAVKAFKEGQA; this is encoded by the coding sequence ATGACCCAACTCACACCGCAGCCCGGTATCATGGACATCGCCCTGTACGAGGGCGGGGCTGCCCATGTGAAAGGGGTGAGCAATGTTGTGAAGCTCTCCTCGAACGAGAACCCCTTTGGCCCCAGCCCGCGCGCCATCCAGGCGATGCAGGACGCGGCGGCGGGCATGCACCGCTATCCCAGCTCGGATCACGCGGCGCTGCGGCAGGCCATCGGCGAGGTGCACGGGCTGGAGCCGGAGCAGATCATCTGCGGTGCGGGCAGCGACGAGATCATCGCCTTCCTGTGCCAGGCCTATGCCGGACCGGGGGACGAGGTGCTCTATACCGAGCACGGCTTTGCCATGTACCGCATCAGCGCGCTGGCGGCCGGCGCCACCCCGGTGGAGGTGAAGGAGCGCGAGCGCGTCACGGATGTGGACGCGCTGCTGGCGGGCTGCACCGAACGCACCAAACTGGTGTTCATCGCCAACCCCAACAATCCCACCGGCACCATGATCAGCGCGGCCGAGGTGGCGCGGCTGGCGGACGGCCTGCCGGCAGGGGCGCTCCTGGTGCTGGACGGTGCCTATGCCGAATATGTCGAAGGCTTCGATGCAGGCGCCGCACTGATCCAGGCGCGCAGCAATGTGTTCATGACCCGCACCTTCTCCAAGATCTACGGGCTTGGCGGCGCGCGGATCGGCTGGGGCTACGGCCCCCGCGAAATCATCGATGTGCTGAACCGGGTGCGCGGGCCGTTCAACGTCTCCAGCACCGCGCTGGCCGGGGCGGAGGCTTCGGTGCGGGACACGGAGTACGCCGCCCGCTGCCGCACCGAGAACGCCAAATGGCGCGGCTGGCTGGCGGATGCGCTGGCCGGACTGGGGGTGCCGTCGGACGTGTCCTGCACCAATTTCATCCTCGCCCGTTTTTCCAGCCAGGCCGAGGCCGAGGCCTGCGACAGCTATCTGCAATCGCAGGGGCTGATCGTGCGCCGGGTGGCGGGCTACAACCTGCCCGCGGCGCTGCGCATCACCATCGGCGACGAAGACTCCTGCCGCCGGCTGGCCGCCGCGGTGAAGGCCTTCAAAGAGGGGCAGGCATGA
- a CDS encoding Hint domain-containing protein: MKTGFRGTFVVSWSQTEIDGLPAAPVDALDVGAAWSWHGDAVRVDGPSGLLRLDMANGEAELRRRAARSVRRLVGAAVQHRTDVDAVEVDEPLMDSSFVVTNGVQSFTVTLIEVGPDQRPLLMFVDDMPPRGTDLWVVHHSLGTICAGRPQGETGVICFTPGTLIATPGGPKRIEQLREGEKVQTRDNGAQEILWIGSRRISGARLFAMPRLRPIRIHAGALGIDRPEQELLVSPDHRMLLRGARVRDLFNTPEVLVAAGDLANGRTILPDASVREVTYIHLMLANHQVLWANGVETDSFHPSNAALTELSDSDRARLFRLQPALERNPLSYGAYARRSLSASEAAILGHEAA, from the coding sequence ATGAAAACGGGCTTTCGTGGCACGTTTGTTGTTTCCTGGTCGCAAACCGAAATCGACGGCCTTCCGGCCGCACCGGTGGACGCTCTCGATGTAGGGGCGGCTTGGTCCTGGCATGGCGATGCTGTGCGGGTGGACGGGCCGTCGGGGCTGTTGCGGCTGGACATGGCAAACGGCGAGGCAGAATTGCGCCGCCGGGCGGCACGGTCGGTGCGCAGGCTGGTCGGGGCAGCGGTTCAGCACCGGACCGACGTTGATGCGGTCGAGGTCGACGAGCCGCTGATGGACAGCAGCTTTGTCGTGACCAACGGCGTGCAGAGTTTCACGGTCACCCTGATCGAGGTCGGCCCGGACCAGCGCCCGCTGCTGATGTTTGTCGATGACATGCCGCCGCGCGGCACCGATCTATGGGTGGTGCATCACTCTCTCGGCACCATCTGCGCCGGACGTCCGCAGGGCGAAACCGGTGTGATCTGCTTTACCCCCGGCACCCTGATCGCCACCCCCGGCGGTCCGAAACGGATCGAGCAGCTGCGCGAAGGCGAAAAGGTCCAGACCCGCGACAACGGCGCCCAGGAGATCCTGTGGATCGGTTCGCGCCGGATCAGCGGCGCGCGGCTGTTTGCGATGCCGCGGCTGCGGCCGATCCGCATTCATGCGGGCGCCCTGGGCATCGACCGCCCGGAACAGGAGCTGCTGGTCTCCCCCGACCACCGGATGCTGCTGCGCGGTGCCCGCGTGCGGGACCTGTTCAATACCCCGGAAGTGCTGGTTGCGGCCGGCGATCTGGCCAACGGCCGCACCATCCTGCCCGACGCCTCGGTGCGGGAGGTGACCTATATCCACCTTATGCTGGCCAATCACCAGGTGCTCTGGGCCAATGGCGTTGAGACAGACAGCTTCCACCCCTCCAACGCCGCGCTGACGGAGCTGAGCGACAGCGACCGGGCGCGGCTGTTCCGCCTGCAGCCGGCGCTGGAGCGCAACCCGCTGTCTTATGGCGCCTACGCCCGCCGCAGCCTCAGCGCCTCCGAGGCGGCAATACTCGGCCACGAGGCCGCCTGA
- a CDS encoding prephenate/arogenate dehydrogenase family protein, which produces MSRQDTGQVYGRVALIGLGLIASSMFWAIRRAGLAGEVTGYARSAQTRETARRIGLCDRVCDSAREAVQDADLVVLCVPVGAMGPVMEDIAPVLKPGATVSDVGSVKRHVIDAVQPHIPEGVHFVPAHPLAGTEHSGPESGFAELFDNRWSLLVPVEGTDPAATARLRAFWEGMGANVDEMDADHHDLVLAVTSHTPHLIAYTMVGVADDLRRVTDSEVIKYSAAGFRDFTRIAASDPTMWRDVFLTNKDATLEILGRFTEELFALQRAIRTGDGAHLHDYFTRTRAIRRGIIEAGQDTDAPDFGRGQKK; this is translated from the coding sequence ATGAGCCGCCAGGATACCGGGCAGGTTTACGGCCGCGTTGCGCTGATCGGGCTGGGCCTGATCGCCTCCTCGATGTTCTGGGCAATCAGGCGCGCCGGGCTGGCGGGCGAGGTCACCGGCTATGCCCGCAGCGCACAGACCCGCGAAACCGCCCGCCGCATCGGCTTGTGCGACCGGGTCTGCGACAGCGCGCGGGAAGCGGTGCAGGACGCCGACCTGGTGGTGCTCTGCGTGCCGGTCGGCGCCATGGGGCCGGTGATGGAAGACATCGCGCCGGTGCTGAAACCCGGTGCCACGGTCTCCGACGTCGGCTCGGTCAAGCGCCATGTGATCGACGCCGTGCAGCCGCATATCCCCGAGGGCGTGCATTTCGTGCCCGCCCACCCGCTGGCCGGCACCGAGCATTCCGGCCCCGAATCCGGCTTTGCCGAACTGTTCGACAACCGCTGGTCGCTGCTGGTGCCGGTGGAGGGAACAGATCCAGCAGCCACCGCCCGCCTGCGCGCATTCTGGGAAGGCATGGGCGCCAATGTGGACGAGATGGACGCCGACCACCACGACCTGGTGCTGGCCGTCACCTCGCACACGCCGCACCTGATCGCCTATACGATGGTGGGCGTGGCCGACGATCTGCGCCGGGTGACCGACAGCGAGGTGATCAAGTATTCCGCCGCCGGGTTCCGAGACTTCACCCGGATTGCCGCCTCGGACCCCACCATGTGGCGCGATGTGTTCCTGACCAACAAGGACGCCACGCTGGAGATCCTGGGCCGGTTCACCGAAGAACTCTTTGCCCTGCAGCGGGCGATCCGCACCGGCGACGGCGCGCATCTGCACGATTACTTCACCCGCACCCGCGCCATCCGCCGCGGCATCATCGAGGCAGGCCAGGACACCGACGCGCCGGACTTCGGCCGGGGACAGAAGAAGTGA
- a CDS encoding LysR substrate-binding domain-containing protein: MINVTLRQMRYFEALAQHRHFGRAADACAVSQPALSVQIKELEEVLGVQLVERGARQVRLTSFGEDLAVRVRGILRSVDELGELARASREGLAGRLRIGVIPTIAPYLLPSIVGNLTRQYPEADIRVRETVTPKLLEELGEGRLDTAIVALPVSEPAFEEVALFSEDFVLVRPGEDTGKPVPGPEGLREMRLLLLEEGHCFRDQALSFCNMQSAAPRELLDGSSLSTLVQMVSAGIGVTLIPEMAVPVETRSAVVSVARFRDPQPARTIGMIWRRSNPLARQLMQVADVVRQAADALRASYAPMP, encoded by the coding sequence ATGATAAACGTGACCCTCCGCCAGATGCGCTATTTCGAGGCGCTGGCGCAGCACCGCCATTTCGGCCGTGCGGCGGATGCCTGCGCGGTGTCGCAGCCTGCTTTGTCGGTTCAAATCAAGGAGCTGGAGGAGGTGCTGGGGGTGCAGCTGGTGGAGCGCGGAGCGCGCCAGGTCCGCCTGACCAGCTTCGGCGAGGATCTGGCCGTGCGGGTGCGCGGCATCCTGCGCTCTGTGGATGAATTGGGCGAGCTGGCGCGCGCCTCGCGCGAGGGGCTGGCCGGGCGGCTGCGCATCGGGGTGATTCCCACTATCGCGCCCTATCTGCTGCCATCCATCGTCGGCAACTTGACCCGGCAGTATCCGGAGGCCGACATCCGGGTGCGCGAAACCGTGACCCCCAAACTGCTGGAGGAACTGGGGGAGGGACGGCTGGACACCGCCATCGTGGCACTGCCGGTCTCAGAGCCGGCGTTTGAGGAAGTGGCGCTGTTTTCCGAGGACTTCGTGCTGGTCCGCCCGGGGGAGGACACCGGCAAGCCGGTTCCCGGCCCCGAGGGATTGCGCGAAATGCGGCTCCTGCTGCTGGAGGAGGGGCATTGCTTCCGCGATCAGGCGCTGTCGTTCTGCAACATGCAATCGGCGGCCCCGCGCGAGCTGCTGGACGGCAGCTCGCTGTCGACCCTGGTGCAGATGGTCAGCGCCGGCATCGGTGTGACGCTGATTCCCGAAATGGCGGTGCCGGTTGAAACCCGCTCAGCGGTGGTTTCGGTGGCACGTTTCCGCGACCCGCAGCCCGCGCGCACCATCGGCATGATCTGGCGCCGCAGCAACCCCTTGGCGCGGCAGCTGATGCAGGTGGCAGATGTGGTGCGCCAGGCGGCCGATGCCTTGCGGGCCAGCTATGCGCCGATGCCCTGA
- the rpsD gene encoding 30S ribosomal protein S4, translating to MTKRTSAKYKIDRRMGENIWGRPKSPVNRRDYGPGQHGQRRKGKLSDFGIQLRAKQKLKGYYGDLTEKQFRRIYGEAERVAGDTGENLIGLLERRLDAVVYRAKFVATVFAARQFVNHGHVTVNGKRVNIPSYRVKEGDVIEVRDKSKQMVAILEATQLAERDVPDYIEADHSKLTATFVRTPGLGDVPYPVVMEPNLVVEFYAKN from the coding sequence GTGACCAAACGCACGTCTGCCAAGTACAAGATCGACCGCCGCATGGGCGAAAACATCTGGGGCCGCCCGAAGTCCCCGGTCAACCGCCGCGACTACGGCCCCGGCCAGCACGGCCAGCGTCGCAAGGGCAAACTTTCCGACTTCGGCATCCAGCTGCGCGCCAAGCAGAAGCTCAAGGGCTACTACGGCGACCTGACCGAAAAGCAGTTCCGCCGCATCTACGGCGAAGCCGAGCGTGTGGCCGGCGACACCGGTGAAAACCTGATCGGCCTGCTCGAGCGCCGCCTGGACGCCGTCGTCTACCGCGCCAAGTTCGTGGCAACCGTCTTTGCGGCCCGCCAGTTCGTCAACCACGGCCACGTGACCGTGAACGGCAAGCGCGTCAACATCCCCTCCTACCGCGTGAAAGAGGGCGACGTGATCGAGGTCCGCGACAAGTCCAAGCAGATGGTTGCCATCCTGGAAGCCACCCAGCTGGCCGAGCGCGACGTGCCCGATTACATCGAAGCCGATCACTCCAAGCTGACCGCAACCTTCGTGCGCACCCCCGGCCTGGGCGACGTGCCGTACCCGGTTGTGATGGAACCGAACCTGGTCGTCGAATTCTACGCCAAGAACTAA
- a CDS encoding aminotransferase class V-fold PLP-dependent enzyme → MTLAAFKQTIRQAALDGTLGRSVIGDGVMIPGLDGAVPLVYADYVASGRALRQVEVFVAGEVLPFYANSHTEASFCGMQMTRLRREARGEIARLTGATAQDAVIFTGSGATAGLNRLVSLFGVNEAARPVVFIGPYEHHSNILPWRESKAEVVEIPEAPEGGADLKVLELALKQHADSDLKIGSFSAASNVTGILTDPDPISRLLHAHGALAVWDYAGGGPYLPVDMGAGGAARKDAVVVSPHKFPGGPGASGVLIVNTAAVRRRCPSWPGGGTVSFVSPWRHEYSRDLATREEAGTPNVIGDIRAALAFLVKEAVGQHRIEAREAQFAQMAWDGWSANPRLRILGHRTAHRLPIFSFLVSDGAGNPVHQQLFTRMLSDVHGIQARGGCACAGPYAHRLLGISQPESDTLFADLQAGQEMKKPGWVRLNFSYLMEQETAQYIIDCVNDLTRRAGELAARYNADPETARFKALVA, encoded by the coding sequence ATGACCCTGGCAGCATTCAAACAGACAATCCGTCAGGCGGCCCTCGATGGCACTCTGGGCCGCAGCGTGATTGGCGACGGGGTGATGATCCCCGGCCTCGATGGCGCGGTGCCGCTGGTCTATGCCGATTACGTCGCCTCCGGCCGGGCGCTGCGCCAGGTCGAGGTTTTTGTCGCGGGCGAGGTGCTGCCGTTTTATGCCAACTCCCATACCGAGGCTTCCTTTTGCGGCATGCAGATGACCCGCCTGCGCCGCGAGGCACGCGGCGAGATCGCCCGCCTGACCGGCGCCACGGCGCAGGATGCGGTGATCTTCACCGGATCGGGCGCCACCGCGGGCCTTAACCGGCTGGTCAGCCTGTTCGGCGTGAACGAGGCCGCCCGGCCGGTTGTCTTCATCGGCCCTTATGAGCATCATTCCAACATCCTGCCCTGGCGCGAAAGCAAGGCCGAGGTGGTTGAAATCCCCGAGGCGCCGGAGGGCGGCGCGGACCTGAAGGTTCTGGAGCTTGCCCTGAAGCAGCACGCCGACAGCGATCTGAAAATCGGCAGCTTCTCGGCTGCCTCCAACGTCACCGGCATCCTGACCGATCCTGACCCCATCAGCCGCCTGCTGCACGCGCATGGCGCGCTGGCGGTCTGGGATTACGCCGGCGGCGGCCCTTACCTGCCGGTCGACATGGGGGCGGGCGGCGCGGCGCGCAAAGATGCCGTGGTGGTCTCGCCGCATAAATTCCCGGGCGGCCCCGGCGCCTCCGGCGTGCTGATCGTCAATACCGCTGCGGTGCGCCGCCGCTGCCCCTCCTGGCCGGGAGGGGGAACGGTCAGCTTTGTTTCCCCTTGGCGGCATGAATACAGCCGGGACCTTGCAACCCGAGAGGAGGCCGGCACCCCGAACGTGATCGGCGACATCCGCGCCGCGCTGGCGTTTCTGGTCAAGGAGGCGGTGGGCCAGCACCGGATCGAGGCCCGCGAAGCGCAGTTCGCACAGATGGCCTGGGACGGCTGGTCCGCCAATCCGCGGCTGCGCATCCTTGGCCACCGCACGGCGCACCGGCTGCCGATCTTCTCCTTTCTGGTGTCGGACGGGGCGGGCAACCCGGTGCACCAGCAGCTGTTCACCCGGATGCTGAGCGATGTCCACGGCATCCAGGCCCGCGGCGGCTGCGCCTGTGCCGGCCCCTATGCGCACCGGCTGCTGGGCATCAGCCAGCCGGAGTCGGACACCCTGTTTGCCGATCTGCAAGCGGGGCAGGAGATGAAGAAACCGGGCTGGGTGCGGCTCAACTTCTCTTACCTGATGGAGCAGGAGACGGCGCAGTACATCATCGATTGCGTCAACGATCTGACCCGAAGGGCAGGGGAGCTTGCTGCCCGCTACAATGCTGATCCGGAGACGGCACGCTTCAAGGCGCTGGTGGCCTAG
- a CDS encoding peptidoglycan-binding protein: protein MALKLSAPVGDKKRITKPDPKTGESKFKPVKNAPADVELVRLMLKANGYSIEVSTKCDAGLITTIKDFQKKKLGFRKPDGIVDPGMRTWNAGLPKLAAQYAADTKVERVEVVENGKTKLITVAEFEAGQEELRRKLLAKANMMYGQAESWVDFCNEVESTRQGNETFLNALTEFAVSMVNDKTDPPWTAILNARSESSLLKTLVSKKKPDWKKVYKQDVKASKAYNTGGKAFKKFIDQRISTAGAIVWKLEVVREVSFAVVETYMTARLVATKGMSPAKAHAIAAASTEALKSSAGQLGEHLAGNKVTWDGAAKKVFIDSFIAGLAGAAGGKLTAKLSAGLADDLAKAAASKLSREFPKKAVKVFFEKFLKSKAGEAMVTEALKETIGLAKPLIEKGRPPNTKEIKESIAKILTAGIMSAGAGKALEKFSSGFTTGAEKFLKTKLAPAAMEGAVKKDLIAKYGTKATEDFIKLHGDAVYGEIAKQISGKTFSKYAGEVLASSDGSQSASTMQKQANEAMRKDMELRKKIQKIILAEAKRKMPKTAAAH, encoded by the coding sequence ATGGCCCTCAAGCTGTCCGCCCCTGTTGGTGACAAGAAGCGGATCACCAAACCGGACCCCAAGACCGGCGAGAGCAAGTTCAAGCCGGTCAAGAACGCCCCCGCAGATGTCGAGCTGGTCCGCCTGATGCTCAAGGCGAACGGTTACTCCATTGAGGTCAGCACCAAATGCGACGCCGGGCTGATCACGACCATCAAGGATTTTCAGAAGAAGAAACTGGGCTTCCGCAAGCCCGACGGCATTGTCGATCCCGGCATGCGCACCTGGAACGCCGGCCTGCCCAAGCTGGCGGCGCAATATGCCGCCGACACCAAGGTGGAGCGGGTCGAGGTTGTCGAGAACGGCAAGACCAAGCTGATCACCGTGGCGGAATTCGAAGCCGGCCAGGAGGAGCTGCGCCGCAAGCTCTTGGCCAAGGCCAACATGATGTACGGCCAGGCGGAATCCTGGGTCGACTTCTGCAACGAGGTGGAAAGCACCCGCCAGGGCAACGAGACCTTCCTGAACGCGCTGACGGAATTTGCCGTCAGCATGGTCAACGACAAGACCGACCCGCCCTGGACCGCGATCCTGAACGCGCGGTCCGAGTCGAGCCTCCTGAAGACACTGGTCAGCAAGAAGAAGCCCGACTGGAAGAAGGTCTACAAGCAGGACGTCAAGGCCTCCAAGGCCTATAACACCGGCGGCAAGGCGTTCAAGAAATTCATCGACCAGCGCATCAGCACCGCAGGCGCCATCGTCTGGAAGCTGGAAGTGGTGCGCGAGGTCTCCTTTGCGGTGGTCGAGACCTATATGACCGCCCGTCTGGTCGCGACCAAGGGCATGTCGCCCGCCAAGGCCCACGCCATCGCCGCCGCCAGCACCGAGGCGCTGAAATCCAGCGCCGGCCAGCTGGGCGAGCATCTGGCGGGCAACAAGGTGACCTGGGACGGCGCCGCCAAGAAGGTGTTCATCGACAGCTTCATCGCGGGCCTCGCAGGGGCTGCCGGCGGCAAGCTGACCGCCAAGCTGTCGGCCGGGCTGGCGGACGATCTGGCCAAGGCCGCGGCCTCGAAACTCTCCCGCGAGTTCCCGAAGAAAGCGGTGAAGGTCTTCTTTGAGAAGTTCCTCAAATCCAAGGCCGGGGAAGCGATGGTGACAGAGGCCCTGAAGGAAACCATCGGCCTCGCCAAGCCCCTGATCGAAAAGGGCCGCCCGCCGAACACCAAGGAGATCAAGGAGAGCATCGCCAAGATCCTGACCGCGGGCATCATGTCGGCAGGGGCCGGCAAGGCGCTGGAGAAATTCTCCTCCGGCTTCACCACGGGCGCCGAAAAGTTCCTCAAGACCAAGCTGGCGCCCGCCGCGATGGAAGGCGCGGTGAAGAAGGACCTGATCGCCAAATACGGCACCAAGGCCACCGAGGATTTCATCAAGCTGCACGGCGACGCGGTCTATGGCGAGATCGCCAAGCAGATCTCCGGCAAGACGTTCAGCAAATATGCGGGCGAGGTGCTGGCCAGCTCGGATGGCTCGCAATCGGCCTCAACCATGCAGAAGCAGGCCAACGAGGCGATGCGCAAGGACATGGAGCTGCGCAAGAAGATCCAGAAGATCATCCTGGCCGAGGCCAAGCGCAAGATGCCCAAGACAGCAGCGGCGCATTAA
- a CDS encoding Lrp/AsnC family transcriptional regulator, which produces MGKIADHIDRALLRALQQDAGLSQRELADKVGLSQNACWRRLKALNDSGLLKGSTARLDRKQLGLDLVVFVLLRTRHHSAEWLQTFRRHVLAIPEVVDFHRIGGDYDYQLKVVTQDMASYDKVYQQLIAGVELDSVTSYFAMEAIAEGRPLPL; this is translated from the coding sequence ATGGGCAAAATTGCAGATCATATTGACCGCGCCCTTCTGCGGGCGCTGCAGCAGGACGCCGGCCTGTCGCAGCGGGAGCTGGCCGACAAGGTGGGGCTGTCGCAGAACGCCTGCTGGCGGCGGCTGAAGGCGCTGAATGACAGCGGCCTGCTGAAAGGCTCCACGGCGCGGCTGGACCGCAAGCAGCTGGGGCTGGATCTGGTGGTGTTCGTGCTGCTGCGCACAAGGCATCACTCGGCGGAGTGGCTGCAGACCTTCCGCCGCCATGTGCTGGCCATCCCCGAGGTGGTGGATTTCCACCGCATCGGCGGCGATTACGACTACCAGCTGAAAGTGGTGACCCAGGACATGGCCAGCTATGACAAGGTCTATCAGCAGCTGATTGCCGGGGTCGAGCTGGACAGCGTGACCTCCTATTTTGCGATGGAGGCAATTGCCGAAGGGCGGCCGCTGCCGCTTTGA